From Brucella anthropi ATCC 49188:
CGATGAAGAAGACTCCGATTACCGAGCTCGATATTGATAGTCTTGATGAAGCCACGCTGATGGAATTGAACCGGCACATCGTTGAGCGATTGCAGTTTCTCCATCAACAAAAGACAGCCGCTGTGCTGCAGGAGATTAAGATCGGCAGTGGCGTGATGTTTGAAGGGCCAGATGGTACGATGGTTCGAGGCTTTGTTATTCGTCGCAATCGCAAGACGGTGACGGTGCACACGGATGACGACAAACAGTGGAATGTTTCACCGTCATTACTGAGCTTGACGGGTGGTCATATTATGGATGAAGCACCAACAAGAGCAGGTCGGGTGGTGCCATTCTCAAAGCCTGACAGTCGGAAGTAAGTGGGATCAGGCTTTGGCGATAATGAGGCCTGCAAGCTCCGGAATGGCTGTTTGTTGACTGGATATACCAAGCCGGTCGCCGAGATAATGCCAGAAGGAAAGCCGAAGCTTTTTGCAGGTCTTCATAAGGCCCAGCATGGTATCGCGGGCAATGCGTCCATCGTTGCTCATGGTGCCACCCGAGATTTTGCGTTTGGTGACGCAACTGCGCAGATCGTTCTCGGAGGCGTTGGTGTGCAACGGAATTTCCGGGCGTTCGAGAACCTTGAGCAGTTCTTCCTTGCGGCGTAGCAGGCGTGCCAACAGCTTGTCCAGCTCCATACAACCCGTCCGGATAGAGAAGATGCGGTCAAACCGTTGCCGGAAAGCGCTGATTGATCCTGGTGAGGGGCTCTTCTGCCTGAATGCCTTGAGCGCCTTGTAGAAGCTCCAAATGAGATCGCGTATATTTTCCACCCACCGGACGTGCTGTGGCGTCGCCGGCATCAGCTTTTGCAGCAGCCGCTCCGCATGCACCCAGCACAGCGCATGATTGCCAACCCGGAACTGGCCGGCATCGTCGGAGATAATGACGGCATTGCCCAGCAGGCCGTGGTGGCGAACAGAACCCCAGATGCCCGCTTCCGCGACGACCCGAACCATGTCCTTATCGAAGATGTCGACACCTTTTTGCGCCAGGTGTTCCAGAAAGGGGACCTGGTTGCTAAAGCGTTGAGGCGTGCGTGTTTGCAGCCTGGCGATGACTGTCGGATCCACGCCATGTCGCGTCTTCAGATAATCAGAAGTAGCATCGTTAAGCACATAATCCTGATAATTGCCGCGCAAGAGCGACAGGAAGTTCAGGCGGGATTTTGTTTTCGTGGTGCGAAAGACGGTAAAATGCTCGCCGCCAATATGGGTGGTATAGAAGTTATCACGCGCATGACGGGCCCCGGTGTCATCGACCGTTACATAGGCTTCCGACACCAGGCCAGCATGCAGAACGGCAGCATCCTCAGCAACAAAGCCATCCAGCCCCTTGGTGAGCAAACGCACAACCTGGCGTTTGGAGATGTCCATGCCGATGTCATTAAGCAGGGTCGACAACCGTTGCGCTGTGACCTGACCTTGCGCATGCAGCATCAGGCAGAGCCGCCTGAGGTTTGGGCCATAACCACCGACGATTCCGGCAGGTAACGGCGCAAGAATAGTCTTACCGTTCGGAGCAACCCAGCATTCGCGCCGGTAGTGAATAACCTCAGCGCGCAAAACTATATCGCGCACGTAATAGCTCTTGTAGCCCTTGAAGCGTGAACCGTCCGGAACACGGGCATGAAGAACCACATCCCGATCAACGCGCTCGACATCCAGTTTCGGTCCACGCGGCTTCTTCTTGCCCGCCTGCTTGTCCTGAGCTTTCGCGTCCGTTGCCTTATCCATGCCCGACGGTTTGAACGGCGGCCGTGGCGGCAGGTTTTTCAGTCGCGCAATTTCATCGCGAAGGAGTTGGTTCTCAACTTTAAGCCGGGTGTTTTCCAGACGGAGCTCGGCATTCTCCTTACGGAGTGCTGTATTCTCAGCTTCCAGTTTTTCAAGCCGAGCCTCTGCACGTTCGGTTTTCTCAACCAAACCCGTGACCAGACTGCGCAACGCGTTCAGTGAAAGCGTGTCAGCATGCTTGGGCGAGGGAAGCATTCTCTTCGGCATCGCAAAAGAGAATCATGATTTGCCAAAATCAGGAATCCCATAGCCATGAAATATCGATGCGGAACTCACGATATGCACAGTGTTTAATTTTTCTGACTTGGAATCAGAAACAGGGTCTTGGCCACCAAATTTGCCCCGCTTACCCGACAGGGTAAGCGGGGCATATCCGTTGGCGGTGCCATTTTGTTGTGCAGTTGCACGGTGAGTTGCAATCTACCATAATTCCTTTTGCCCAAGAAGGTCGTATAGATTGCACGATGAAGAAGACTCCGATTACCGAGCTCGATATTGATAGTCTTGATGAAGCCACGCTGATGGAATTGAACCGGCACATCGTTGAGCGATTGCAGTTTCTCCATCAACAAAAGACAGCCGCTGTGCTGCAGGAGATTAAGATCGGCAGTGGCGTGATGTTTGAAGGGCCAGATGGTACGATGGTTCGAGGCTTTGTTATTCGTCGCAATCGCAAGACGGTGACGGTGCACACGGATGACGACAAACAGTGGAATGTTTCACCGTCATTACTGAGCTTGACGGGTGGTCATATTATGGATGAAGCACCAACAAGAGCAGGTCGGGTGGTGCCATTCTCAAAGCCTGACAGTCGGAAGTAAGTGGGATCAGGCTTTGGCGATAATGAGGCCTGCAAGCTCCGGAATGGCTGTTTGTTGACTGGATATACCAAGCCGGTCGCCGAGATAATGCCAGAAGGAAAGCCGAAGCTTTTTGCAGGTCTTCATAAGGCCCAGCATGGTATCGCGGGCAATGCGTCCATCGTTGCTCATGGTGCCACCCGAGATTTTGCGTTTGGTGACGCAACTGCGCAGATCGTTCTCGGAGGCGTTGGTGTGCAACGGAATTTCCGGGCGTTCGAGAACCTTGAGCAGTTCTTCCTTGCGGCGTAGCAGGCGTGCCAACAGCTTGTCCAGCTCCATACAACCCGTCCGGATAGAGAAGATGCGGTCAAACCGTTGCCGGAAAGCGCTGATTGATCCTGGTGAGGGGCTCTTCTGCCTGAATGCCTTGAGCGCCTTGTAGAAGCTCCAAATGAGATCGCGTATATTTTCCACCCACCGGACGTGCTGTGGCGTCGCCGGCATCAGCTTTTGCAGCAGCCGCTCCGCATGCACCCAGCACAGCGCATGATTGCCAACCCGGAACTGGCCGGCATCGTCGGAGATAATGACGGCATTGCCCAGCAGGCCGTGGTGGCGAACAGAACCCCAGATGCCCGCTTCCGCGACGACCCGAACCATGTCCTTATCGAAGATGTCGACACCTTTTTGCGCCAGGTGTTCCAGAAAGGGGACCTGGTTGCTAAAGCGTTGAGGCGTGCGTGTTTGCAGCCTGGCGATGACTGTCGGATCCACGCCATGTCGCGTCTTCAGATAATCAGAAGTAGCATCGTTAAGCACATAATCCTGATAATTGCCGCGCAAGAGCGACAGGAAGTTCAGGCGGGATTTTGTTTTCGTGGTGCGAAAGACGGTAAAATGCTCGCCGCCAATATGGGTGGTATAGAAGTTATCACGCGCATGACGGGCCCCGGTGTCATCGACCGTTACATAGGCTTCCGACACCAGGCCAGCATGCAGAACGGCAGCATCCTCAGCAACAAAGCCATCCAGCCCCTTGGTGAGCAAACGCACAACCTGGCGTTTGGAGATGTCCATGCCGATGTCATTAAGCAGGGTCGACAACCGTTGCGCTGTGACCTGACCTTGCGCATGCAGCATCAGGCAGAGCCGCCTGAGGTTTGGGCCATAACCACCGACGATTCCGGCAGGTAACGGCGCAAGAATAGTCTTACCGTTCGGAGCAACCCAGCATTCGCGCCGGTAGTGAATAACCTCAGCGCGCAAAACTATATCGCGCACGTAATAGCTCTTGTAGCCCTTGAAGCGTGAACCGTCCGGAACACGGGCATGAAGAACCACATCCCGATCAACGCGCTCGACATCCAGTTTCGGTCCACGCGGCTTCTTCTTGCCCGCCTGCTTGTCCTGAGCTTTCGCGTCCGTTGCCTTATCCATGCCCGACGGTTTGAACGGCGGCCGTGGCGGCAGGTTTTTCAGTCGCGCAATTTCATCGCGAAGGAGTTGGTTCTCAACTTTAAGCCGGGTGTTTTCCAGACGGAGCTCGGCATTCTCCTTACGGAGTGCTGTATTCTCAGCTTCCAGTTTTTCAAGCCGAGCCTCTGCACGTTCGGTTTTCTCAACCAAACCCGTGACCAGACTGCGCAACGCGTTCAGTGAAAGCGTGTCAGCATGCTTGGGCGAGGGAAGCATTCTCTTCGGCATCGCAAAAGAGAATCATGATTTGCCAAAATCAGGAATCCCATAGCCATGAAATATCGATGCGGAACTCACGATATGCACAGTGTTTAATTTTTCTGACTTGGAATCAGAAACAGGGTCTTGGCCACCAAATTTGCCCCGCTTACTTGGTTATGCGTGTTCGGTAAGACGATGCTCGCAGGAGTGCTATGCAAGAGAAGAAGCGGGCGACGGCTTCATTGCATATGGCCATTGCTATCTCTGGCTGCGAAGAGATGCGTTATGCCAGGCTCATGCTTTCAAGCTGCATAGGCTGTCCGTTCGTCAGCCCTGCTCTCTTTGCCTGGGCCGACAAGTGTTGAGCGTAGGAAAAATTGTAGGGAGCGCTTGTCAGCAATGGCGCGCCGAACTTCGCCACGTCCTTCGGTACCAATCCAAATCGCGCCTTGAATGCCTTCGTAAATTGTGTACCGTCATTAAAACCGCATTGATAGGCTATTCTTTTCAGCGAGGCCGACGGTCCTGTCTGCCTCACCAGCGTTTGGTATGCACTGTCGAGCCGTTTATCGCGAATGACCTTCGCGACGCCTCCATCGGGTTCAAAAGCGCGATAGAGGTGTGAGCGCGAAACGCGAAAGTTTCGCATGATGGATTGGGGGCTGAGCGAGGGGTTGTTCAGGTTTTCATTGATGTGAGCGAGGATGCATTTACGCATCGTGAGGTTCACGGCTGCATTTTCGATGGCGTCGCCTTTGATGCTGGCATTCAGCAGAGAAAGCATCGCTTCTTGCGCTGAATAGACCTCTGACGCACTCAATTTGCTGGCTACGTCGTGCAGTCCTCGTAAATAAGCAAACAGCAGACGCGTCATTGGTTCATGGGCACGCAGAACGACGCCGTGCAGATTTCGCCACCCAACCACCTTTTCCAGCTCGTCGCGCGCAAGCATCACGGTGATGCGGCTTCCTTCATATGCCGTGCTTTGAACTGTCTGTGTGAAATCTATGATGACGATATCGCCAGGCTTGGCCCAGACGTCGACGCCGTTGAAATCGCCGCGTAAATCCCCAGCGGTTATGAGCTGGAGAATATATTGGTCGAGACCTCCATGTGCGATGATCTTAGGCGTGCGTAGATAGTTTTGGGTGTTGAAACGGGTCGAGCCAATTTGAAGGGAAGAGCTGATCGCACTGCCCCTTGCGAAGCCAAAAAGCTGATAATTTCGTATTTCTCCATCCAATGTGATTTCATACATTGGCTTCAGAACTTCACGCCAAAAATCGTTACGTAATTGATCTTCGATCATATCTGTCGAAAAAGAGATCTGATTCATTATGGCTTGCCGACATGCCCAATCCGAGAAACAGTGGCTATCATAGCCCTGTTTATAGGGAGTTTGGAAGATCGATTATTGGTTCAGCTGCAAACGGATTGCTCGGGATCGCGTCGTCGTCATTTTGGCGTTTCAGGAGCTGCAATTTTTGATGTAATGAGGCTGCCAATTTGATCAGTTCTTCGTTCTTTCCTGAAGACATAGTCAGCACCGGAGCGGACATGCCGGTGCCAAACGTGTTCTTAGGCAGGTGGTCAGCTGCTTTCGCATAAGCCGAGACACGTTCGGTGAAGCAAAAAAATGGGGCCGCTGAGATGCAAACTGATATTGGTACAGCTAATTTTCAGTATATAATAATCTAGAAAATTATTGCTCTATTCAAGATAGATGTACTTGTTCAATATAAGTCAAATAAAAAGAGGAGAAATTAATAAATATAGAACGAGTATATAATCTTTTATATATATAATTTTTATTTATAAATCATTTTAAGCTAATTGATGATCATCAATCGATGATAGTATAATTGCAGAATTATTTAATGCCATTGTAATGATGGAATTTTTAAAAGGGAGATTGCAATGAATAAATTTGCATTGATGCCATTGGTTATTGCTTCCATCCTTTGGGGAGCTGGCGGAGCTTTCGCGGTAGAAATGAGCAATATGAGCGTTCAAGTTGTGAACACATCAACCCAGAATAGCTCTTTTGCGCAGATTGCCGATGGTAGCAATCAACAAGAGTGCCGGCAAAAGGCGCGAACCATTTGCTATCCGTTGAGAGAGGTGCCCCACGAATATAATAACTGCATCAAGCGTGAAGTGGCAAAATGCATGGGCACGCCCTTCAAGTTCTGATCGGATACTTGCTTCAGGATGAATGAATGCCTGGCACCGGAACTCCGGTGTCAGGTTTTGCCGAATCGTACCCAATTTATGAGGCGGCAGATGACGCAGTTGAGCTCCCACCGCCTCGATTGCTTCTGTAATGCCTGCAATCCTGTGAGCAGGCAGACTATCTAAACAAGCAGAAATCTTATCGACCCGCGTTTCGCATCGATCGGATCATGCTTTAATTCTTCGAAACGGTGGTTAGCGGAACGACGATCTCTTTCCAGAATTTGTCTTCATCGATGTAGTTCTGAATGGCAGCTTTCTGAGTGCCGACCGGTCCCGGTTTTGCCTCCGCATTACCTCCTATATCATTGTTGGTGAAAGCAAGGCTTCGGCCATAGTCGAGACCCATCTCGGTGTTCACGTCGACATAGACACCGGTGGCAGGTACAGCTGCGCCATCTTTGGGGCGAGGGGCGTTGTTCCAGGCAAGGACAATCGACGGGTCGATGACATAGGCGGCCGCAAACAGGTCCCAGACGTTATCGGGTCCGAATGTGGTTCCGCCTTGCGCCTTGATCTGTTCTTCGCGTGCAAGCCAGAGTTTCTGAATGCCGGGAGGGCTATTGTCGACCATTTTCCGATAGAGGTCCTCCGGCATTCCTCCCGTATGTTCATTGGCTTCCAGACCGGAGATCACCTGATTGCCATATGCCTTGAAGGATTCGGAATTCGGATCGCCCCATTTCGACCTGACACTGATCTTGGCGGCTTCAGGGTCTGCCCACCAGTTGAACTCTGCCGATGCCGACGAATTCCCCGGAACGTAGAAGGCGCCGCCCATATAGACGATTTCAGCGACCTTCGATGGAAAGCTCGGATCCTTCAGGATGGCGCGTGCAATATTGGTGAGTGGACCAATTGCCACCAGCTTGACCTGGCCGGGATACTTGTTGACGGTGTCGACGAGAAAATCCACAGCGTCTCTGTTGCCATCCGGGTCCGGATTATCCAGGCCATACACCCGTTTATAGGATGGGGCCTCGCCATATTTATGCTTGTAGACGTCGGACCATTTTGCCGTCGGATCGGCATCGATCTCATTGCCCGCATCCGGCCGCAGATAACCGCCCCAACCGGTGATAGGGCTGATTTGCAGTTCGGCTGCCAGCACTTCCGGGGTGGCTTTGTTTCCTCGCCAGTTGCGAATGCCGTAACGGCTGCCTTCGTAGATTGGCACCTCAGAGCCGAGCGCCTCCAGTTGTCGCGCGCCCGCGGCGACACCGGCTGGCATGGGTGTGTTTCCTGAAACGACGGTTACGCCCAGCAGGTCGATGTTGGGAGCGCGCTCCAGTAGAAGCATGGCGGTGCCATCATCGAATAGCTCGACCATATCCGCGTCTAAAATGACTTTCGTGCGCGTTTCTTGAGAAAATGCAACGCCTGATACTGCCAGCGAACAAGTCAAAGTCCAGGCAAAGATAGACGGCCTGATATCCATTCTGTCCTCCCTTTGTGTTGATCGGTTCTCACAGATCGAAACAGGATGAATAAAATATTACACAGTTTTTTTGTCAACATGAGGCGGTGATGTATAGCGAAACATTATAGAACAAATCAGCAGTCTAAATTATGGAGTTACAGTTAGAGTTTGGTCTGTGTCTATTAGAGTGCCGACGCGCCTACATATTCTGTAGCAATTATTTTTTCAGTGAAGGTTGCTACGGAGTTTCGGTTTTTTTGAAGTCGAGCGTCCCGGGCGTTTGTTGCATACTGGCGTCAGTTCCGGCGAGGCGAAAAATACTCTAACGAAATAGTCCAATGATTTCCGTCGTTTATGAAGTGGCTGGATATTGATGGATGCTATCCCGAGAGAACAAGAGGCTGTTTGGGATAATTTCCGCGCCAGCAAATTCAATGACTTACGTTTAGAAAATGCGAACGGGTTAAATTGAGACAGTTAAACGTACCATTTAGCCCTCTGCCGGAACCGACCCAATCAGCAAATGGAAAGCGTCTTTGGCTGCCGGGCGCTCGATCGTATGCTGAGCTGTGTACGTACCAATTCCGTTCGCACCCATGCACTAACGTCTTATTACTCCTTTTCGCAGGCATATTTTCCATTACCTGAGCAATATATGCACAGCGAGGTTCCGCAGGCTGCTATGCAATCTTGCCAAGTCTTATATTGACAGACTCGTGGCTTAGCAGCTTCCAGCTGCGCTGACGTTGCCCCATGGACGATTGTCTCTGCTGGATCAGTCGATGGTAATGTGGACGTGCTTTGTAATGCTGTGTTTGAACCCGCATAAGCAATTGTGGCATTCATTAACGCCAATCCAGCAACAACGAATAGTGAGTACGGTTTCATGATGGTCACCTTACTGTTTCTGAAGAGCCTCCCGTTCTCATATTATGCGCCCGCTGTCTTGCGAACACACACCCAAGTCTGCGGTAGTGTGTCGTATGATGAAAAGATATATCTGGCCAACGTGGGGCAAAGCCGAGTATCTCTTTGTGTTGGCCAAACTGGGCAGGGCTAAGGCCGACGGTTCTTGATCCGCTTGCATTTTCTAAACGTAAGTCATTGAATTTGCTGACGTGAAAATTATCTCAAACAGCCTCTTGTTCTCTCGGGATGGCATCTATCAATATCCAATCAATCATAGATGTCGAAAATCATTGGACTATTCCGTTAAAGTTTTTTCCGCCCCAGCCGAAACCGACCCAATAATCCGATCTGCTTCAATCAAATTGAATCGCACCCCGATTGTTTGACGGGCACAAGACATTCTCCGACATAAAAACGTTTTTATTTTTCTTGAAAACGTTTTTATATGTTGTTACCGTTTTGATATGACGATTGTGGGAGCTTGAAATGTCGAGGTCGATTGACCGAATAAAAACGCGTGTGCGACCGACGATCAAAACGCTCGCGGAACACACGGGCTATTCGATTGCGACGATTTCGAAGGCATTGCACGGTTCGCCGGTCGTGACGGAAGAGACACGCAAGATTATTCTCTCCGCTGCAGACGAGCTTGGCTATCAGGCCAATGCCCGTGGCATGGCGTTGCGTACCGGCAAGACCTATCAAGCCGCCGTATTGATGCCGATGAATTCGGTGGCGGGTTATGAATGGGACGGTGTCGAATATACGCAGATTCTCAGCGGTCTCAGCCAGATTCTCGATGATAGCGATTATCAGCTTTCCGTTTATGGCTATCGCAGTTTTGACGATGCCTGTGCCATCACGCGCCGCATCGTCGATCAAAGCCTCGCCGATGGTCTGATCTTTTCAGGCGTTCTGGCCGACGATGCGCGCATCGACATGCTGGTCGAGGCTGACTTTCCTTTCGTGTCCCTGGGGAGATGCCGCAAATCGCTCGTTTATGCCCATGTCGACGTGGACAATGAATGGGCCGCACATGCCGCAACTGCACGACTGATCGCTGGCGGGCACCGGCGCATCGGTCTGGTGAATGCGGATGCGCGTTTTTCCTATGCTCTCGACAGGATCGATGGTTTTACGCGTGCCTTCACAGAGGCAGGTGCTGCGCCATGTACCGATCTGGTTATCGGCGGCGACTTGTCCACACGCTTCGGACGCGATTCTGCGCTGGCTCTCCGGGAAGAGCGTGATCCACCGACGGCGCTGGTCTGTGTCAATGAAGCGACAACGCTCGGTGTGTTGTCCGCATTGCGGTCGCTGGGGCTGGAAGTCGGGCAGGACATCGACGTCATCGCCTATGACGACATCAATGTCAGCGCCTATTTCACTCCGCCGGTCACGACCCTCTATCAGCCGATCGAAGTGTTGGGGCAACGGCTGGGGGAATTTCTGTTGCGGCGTATGGGAGGGGAAGACCCTGCGCAATTGAGGGAGGTTTTTCGTCCGGAGCTCGTCGCGCGTCAGCCCGACGATCTGGGCGGGAAGCTTAATTCCTAGAGCGGTTTGGCCTTCTCACGGGGTGGCGGGAACCGCTCCGGCGAACAGCTTTCAATGCTGTTTCAGAGGCGCAACCGCTTCGTGCATTCGTCGAAAGTGTTCTAATGGGAGGAGTACACATGAAAAAGACAATTCTGACTTTGGCGCTCGCGCTGATGTCCTCTGTCGCCGCACATGCGGCCGATCTTGAGGGAAAAATGCTCAAGGTCGGTTCCGACACGACCTCGCCGCCGATGGAAAGCGTCGATCCGGCTACGGGGCAGATCGTCGGCTTCGATGTCGACGTGGTGAATGCAATCTGCGCCAAGATCAATTGCAAGGCGGAATTCGTGACCACGGGCTGGGATGGCATTTTCGCGGCTCTGGAGCAGGGCAATTTCGATCTCGTTGCATCGGGAGTCTCGATTACCGATGAACGCAAGAAGGCGATGGATTTCTCCGAGCCTTACATCGTCAACAGCCAGGCCGTTTTGATGCGTGCCGAAGATGATGGCCTGACACTTGATGACTTCAAGTCGAAAGGCAAAAAGCTGTCGGCGCAGGCGAATACGACCGACGCTCAGGTAGCCGAAGGTATTGTCGGCAAGGATAATGTTGTTGCCTATGACAGTTTCAGCGCCTCCGTCATCGCGCTCAAGAACAAGGACGTCGACGGCGTGGTGATCAACGGGGCCAATGCACCCGCCTATGAAAAGGAATTCGCAGGCGAGCTCGTCGTTCCAATTCGCGACCTGCAATCCGATCCGCTGGGGCTGGTCTTCCGCAAGGGCGATGAAACTGCTGCCGCCTTCAATGAAGGGATCAAGGCCATCAAGGAAGACGGCACGCTCGATGCACTCATCAGCAAATATTGGGGCGCAAAATAGTCCGGAACATTTCTGGCGGTGAACCTGCGAAAGTAAAGCACGTGCTGCCGAGATGATGCGCAAAACCAAGAAGGTGAGCCTATCCCGAAGAACGCATGGCGGTTTTCGGGATAGGCAAAACAGATAGAGCAGTTCCAACGACTCCAACTCCGTTGGCCTTGGCCCACACGCAACGCCTCTGGAACATCGCATCCAGAGGGTCGGGAGACGGTTCAAATGTATTTTTTGATGCGCTTGCGTCCGAGCAACATGATCGTGCTCGCCGCACTGCCATTTGTCGTCTATCTCTTCGCCAGTTCAAACGACTACCAGCGTTCGCTTCTGGCTATCCTGGGCGTCGAGCCGGGATCATCAGCTTTCGTGCCGGGTTTTGTGCTGCTTTGCGCAGCCTTTGCCTCCGGTCTTGCCACGATGTTGTTCATGCGCAGGAACAATACGCGCTGGGGGATTCCTTGCGCGGCGCTCAATCTCCTGTCGGCTGCCGCGCTCGTGGCAACACCTGTTGTGTATCCCTATCTGCACTCGGTTGTGGCCAATGGGGTCGATCCGTTCACGTCCGATCTCGTGGTGAAAGGCGTCACACCGCGGCGCCTTACCGAGGCCGCGGCACTAGCGACGGATCGGTACGGGTTCATCATCCTGTTGAGCTATCTCGGTGCGACCGTTCTGGGTCTGCTCCTGAGCCTGACGGGGCGATCCGGGAACGGATTGTCGGGATCGCGCAAGGCGGGTTTCATCCTGCTGGCAACGATCAACGGGCTTGGATTATTTCTTGTCCTCTTTGCAGCGCATGTGGCATTTGCCGCCGGGGTTGCAACGACCATTCGGGCGGCCATTTCGGCCTATATCATTGCGGCGCTTCTGGCCCTGCTTTGGGTTGGCCTGCAAAAGCTTCAATATAGCAGCCGGGGAGACTTTATCTTCATCGGCCTGACGTTGCTGATGGCCTGCATGGCTGCCTGGTTTCTGTTTCAGCCGCGCCAGGCCTATACGCTCGCCGGCACCCTCGACGGCAAGATCGGCGTGGTAACCGGCACGCCATCGAGCATGATCGGTACGGTGCGATACGGCCAGTTTCCCGATGGTCCCGAAAACGAAGTGCCATTGCGCACATTTCGCGGTCCGCCTGAAGCGCTCGCCGCCCTTGGCAAGAAGGCGGATGTCAGCGCGGTTCTGCTTCCGGCGGCTTCAGTCCCGGCGAACGTGCCTGTCCTGTGGCAGACGGAAGCGTTGAACGACCGCGACAAGTCGGCGGGCATTGCCTTCGTCGTTCTGGCCATTGCGCTCGGAT
This genomic window contains:
- a CDS encoding IS66 family transposase: MPKRMLPSPKHADTLSLNALRSLVTGLVEKTERAEARLEKLEAENTALRKENAELRLENTRLKVENQLLRDEIARLKNLPPRPPFKPSGMDKATDAKAQDKQAGKKKPRGPKLDVERVDRDVVLHARVPDGSRFKGYKSYYVRDIVLRAEVIHYRRECWVAPNGKTILAPLPAGIVGGYGPNLRRLCLMLHAQGQVTAQRLSTLLNDIGMDISKRQVVRLLTKGLDGFVAEDAAVLHAGLVSEAYVTVDDTGARHARDNFYTTHIGGEHFTVFRTTKTKSRLNFLSLLRGNYQDYVLNDATSDYLKTRHGVDPTVIARLQTRTPQRFSNQVPFLEHLAQKGVDIFDKDMVRVVAEAGIWGSVRHHGLLGNAVIISDDAGQFRVGNHALCWVHAERLLQKLMPATPQHVRWVENIRDLIWSFYKALKAFRQKSPSPGSISAFRQRFDRIFSIRTGCMELDKLLARLLRRKEELLKVLERPEIPLHTNASENDLRSCVTKRKISGGTMSNDGRIARDTMLGLMKTCKKLRLSFWHYLGDRLGISSQQTAIPELAGLIIAKA
- a CDS encoding helix-turn-helix domain-containing protein, translated to MNQISFSTDMIEDQLRNDFWREVLKPMYEITLDGEIRNYQLFGFARGSAISSSLQIGSTRFNTQNYLRTPKIIAHGGLDQYILQLITAGDLRGDFNGVDVWAKPGDIVIIDFTQTVQSTAYEGSRITVMLARDELEKVVGWRNLHGVVLRAHEPMTRLLFAYLRGLHDVASKLSASEVYSAQEAMLSLLNASIKGDAIENAAVNLTMRKCILAHINENLNNPSLSPQSIMRNFRVSRSHLYRAFEPDGGVAKVIRDKRLDSAYQTLVRQTGPSASLKRIAYQCGFNDGTQFTKAFKARFGLVPKDVAKFGAPLLTSAPYNFSYAQHLSAQAKRAGLTNGQPMQLESMSLA
- a CDS encoding nucleoside hydrolase; protein product: MVELFDDGTAMLLLERAPNIDLLGVTVVSGNTPMPAGVAAGARQLEALGSEVPIYEGSRYGIRNWRGNKATPEVLAAELQISPITGWGGYLRPDAGNEIDADPTAKWSDVYKHKYGEAPSYKRVYGLDNPDPDGNRDAVDFLVDTVNKYPGQVKLVAIGPLTNIARAILKDPSFPSKVAEIVYMGGAFYVPGNSSASAEFNWWADPEAAKISVRSKWGDPNSESFKAYGNQVISGLEANEHTGGMPEDLYRKMVDNSPPGIQKLWLAREEQIKAQGGTTFGPDNVWDLFAAAYVIDPSIVLAWNNAPRPKDGAAVPATGVYVDVNTEMGLDYGRSLAFTNNDIGGNAEAKPGPVGTQKAAIQNYIDEDKFWKEIVVPLTTVSKN
- a CDS encoding LacI family DNA-binding transcriptional regulator translates to MSRSIDRIKTRVRPTIKTLAEHTGYSIATISKALHGSPVVTEETRKIILSAADELGYQANARGMALRTGKTYQAAVLMPMNSVAGYEWDGVEYTQILSGLSQILDDSDYQLSVYGYRSFDDACAITRRIVDQSLADGLIFSGVLADDARIDMLVEADFPFVSLGRCRKSLVYAHVDVDNEWAAHAATARLIAGGHRRIGLVNADARFSYALDRIDGFTRAFTEAGAAPCTDLVIGGDLSTRFGRDSALALREERDPPTALVCVNEATTLGVLSALRSLGLEVGQDIDVIAYDDINVSAYFTPPVTTLYQPIEVLGQRLGEFLLRRMGGEDPAQLREVFRPELVARQPDDLGGKLNS
- a CDS encoding transporter substrate-binding domain-containing protein, with translation MKKTILTLALALMSSVAAHAADLEGKMLKVGSDTTSPPMESVDPATGQIVGFDVDVVNAICAKINCKAEFVTTGWDGIFAALEQGNFDLVASGVSITDERKKAMDFSEPYIVNSQAVLMRAEDDGLTLDDFKSKGKKLSAQANTTDAQVAEGIVGKDNVVAYDSFSASVIALKNKDVDGVVINGANAPAYEKEFAGELVVPIRDLQSDPLGLVFRKGDETAAAFNEGIKAIKEDGTLDALISKYWGAK
- a CDS encoding amino acid ABC transporter permease — translated: MYFLMRLRPSNMIVLAALPFVVYLFASSNDYQRSLLAILGVEPGSSAFVPGFVLLCAAFASGLATMLFMRRNNTRWGIPCAALNLLSAAALVATPVVYPYLHSVVANGVDPFTSDLVVKGVTPRRLTEAAALATDRYGFIILLSYLGATVLGLLLSLTGRSGNGLSGSRKAGFILLATINGLGLFLVLFAAHVAFAAGVATTIRAAISAYIIAALLALLWVGLQKLQYSSRGDFIFIGLTLLMACMAAWFLFQPRQAYTLAGTLDGKIGVVTGTPSSMIGTVRYGQFPDGPENEVPLRTFRGPPEALAALGKKADVSAVLLPAASVPANVPVLWQTEALNDRDKSAGIAFVVLAIALGLLTACGHIHRRHPLSIGSEFIVDTIRGIPMLVIVLYVGLPLSGALKDATQGVIDPPNMARGVAAMALAYSAYLAEIFRSGINAIPRGQIEAARSLGLNGWQTARLVILPQAFRIIIPPLGNELIAILKDTSLLSILSIRDITQRMREFQSASFLPFAPYNSAAIFYILLTLAAASLVSTIERKYDANKHR